One Thermofilum pendens Hrk 5 DNA segment encodes these proteins:
- a CDS encoding HAD family hydrolase: MRLVSFDVWGTLLRIEPFYEAAARAMEELGILGFREALDLLVKGYREVKGARRLGAIDPGDVIGSSVAVALGSSGAGLTKGDVFLAFARAANRVSVSDLLIPGSLETVERLHEEGYSLAVASNVIYWPGYVTRVLLDRAGFSRFFRVQVYADEVGRLKPDPGFFAELLRLTGAPREGVVHVGDSPQEDLAGALAAGVAGVLVDGGRGEAFVDESLRIAVVRRLEEVPGVIPRLLRVA, encoded by the coding sequence ATGCGCCTAGTCTCTTTCGACGTTTGGGGGACTTTGCTCAGGATAGAGCCGTTCTACGAGGCGGCGGCGCGGGCCATGGAGGAGCTCGGGATACTCGGCTTTCGGGAGGCCCTCGATCTCCTTGTGAAGGGCTACAGGGAGGTTAAGGGCGCTCGCAGGCTTGGAGCGATAGACCCGGGCGACGTCATCGGAAGCTCTGTCGCCGTAGCGCTGGGCTCCTCCGGGGCCGGGTTGACGAAGGGCGACGTCTTCCTGGCATTCGCTAGGGCTGCGAACAGGGTCTCCGTCTCGGATCTCCTCATCCCCGGGAGCCTGGAGACCGTTGAGCGGTTACACGAGGAGGGCTACTCGCTGGCTGTTGCGAGCAACGTTATCTACTGGCCGGGCTACGTGACCAGGGTTCTCCTCGACAGGGCCGGCTTCTCCAGGTTCTTCAGGGTCCAGGTCTACGCCGACGAGGTGGGGCGGCTCAAGCCTGACCCAGGCTTCTTCGCGGAGCTCCTCAGGCTCACGGGGGCCCCGCGGGAGGGGGTGGTGCACGTGGGCGATAGCCCCCAGGAGGACCTCGCGGGAGCCTTGGCGGCCGGGGTTGCCGGCGTGCTCGTAGACGGGGGGCGGGGCGAGGCCTTCGTAGACGAGTCGCTGAGAATCGCGGTTGTCAGGAGGCTAGAGGAGGTGCCCGGGGTTATCCCGAGGCTTCTCCGGGTCGCTTGA
- a CDS encoding iron-containing alcohol dehydrogenase, with product MERRVRWALRAELPKRVVVERGALQFLPEVLRELGCSKTVVVTDSGVWSVVGSVVEGALRGLAYEVVYIEAADNSNVERARSAARRVEACAVAGLGGGRPVDVAKYAAFMEGLPFVSVPTAISHDGFASPIVALKDPEGNPLSIFTRPPAAVLVDLAVVSRAPRRLLASGVGDIVGKVTSVADARLAQRLTGEEVPEVALRMAETAARMVLDEVDEIASWTERGVGVLAQAGLLAGMAMAVAGSSRPCSGSEHLFSHSLDKYVPWKKSLHGEQVGVGAIIASYLHGFNWRVIRDALAKVGAPTTVEGLGVTGEDAVRALLKARELRKRFTILDVVELNEGLAWKVLRETGVAPTA from the coding sequence GTGGAGAGAAGGGTTCGATGGGCTTTGAGGGCTGAGCTCCCGAAGAGGGTTGTAGTCGAGAGGGGAGCCTTGCAGTTTCTACCCGAGGTTCTACGCGAGCTTGGATGCTCGAAGACCGTAGTCGTAACGGATAGTGGTGTTTGGAGCGTTGTGGGGAGCGTCGTCGAGGGTGCTTTAAGGGGGCTGGCCTACGAGGTCGTATATATCGAGGCGGCGGATAACTCGAACGTTGAGAGAGCGCGCTCGGCGGCTAGGAGGGTGGAGGCTTGCGCCGTGGCTGGGCTGGGGGGCGGGCGGCCCGTCGACGTCGCGAAGTACGCGGCGTTCATGGAGGGGCTCCCCTTCGTGAGCGTGCCCACGGCGATAAGCCACGACGGCTTCGCCTCGCCCATAGTGGCGCTCAAGGACCCGGAGGGGAACCCCCTGTCTATATTCACGAGGCCGCCCGCCGCCGTGCTCGTGGACCTGGCGGTCGTGTCGAGGGCTCCGAGGAGGCTCCTCGCGAGCGGGGTCGGGGACATAGTCGGAAAGGTTACCAGCGTCGCGGACGCCAGGCTTGCCCAGAGGCTTACAGGTGAGGAGGTCCCGGAGGTAGCCCTCAGGATGGCGGAGACGGCGGCCAGGATGGTCCTGGACGAGGTGGACGAGATAGCTTCGTGGACTGAGAGGGGTGTAGGCGTCCTGGCGCAGGCCGGGCTACTCGCAGGCATGGCCATGGCGGTGGCCGGTAGCTCGAGGCCCTGTAGCGGCTCGGAGCACCTCTTCAGCCACTCCCTGGACAAGTATGTGCCGTGGAAGAAGAGCCTCCACGGGGAGCAGGTAGGCGTGGGCGCGATCATAGCGTCGTACCTCCACGGGTTCAACTGGAGGGTTATCCGGGACGCCCTCGCGAAGGTCGGGGCGCCGACGACCGTGGAGGGGCTCGGGGTAACCGGGGAGGACGCGGTCCGCGCCCTCCTCAAGGCCAGGGAGCTGAGAAAGAGGTTCACGATCCTCGACGTAGTCGAGCTCAACGAGGGGCTCGCCTGGAAGGTGCTCAGGGAAACCGGGGTAGCGCCCACGGCCTAA
- the rbcL gene encoding type III ribulose-bisphosphate carboxylase, with the protein MPEEFEPYGEFVVKSYLPDPDKDVIVTFRVTPSEGFTIEDAAGGVAAESSVGTWTTLYQWYDKSRIDRLKGKAYYMESLGDGSYILRVAYPVELFEEGNMPAFLASVAGNIFGMRRVRSLRVEDIYLPEAFLKHFKGPSQGVEGVRGKLKIWGRPIIGTVPKPKVGYSPEEVEKLAYEILVGGMDFVKDDENLAGPSYCRFEERAKAIMKAIDRAEKETGERKAWLANITADVREMERRLKLVAELGNTHVMVDVVIAGWSSLTYVRDLAADYKLAIHGHRAFHAAFTRNPYHGVSMFTLAKLYRIIGVDQLHVGTPEVGKLEAKAVDVIRMARLLREQTYKPDIEDGLHMQQPFPGIKPAFPVSSGGLHPGTLPAVIKAMGVDTVIQVGGGVVGHPDGPRAGAAAARQAVEAYLEGVPLQEYAKTHRELARALEKWGQVIPV; encoded by the coding sequence ATGCCGGAAGAGTTTGAACCTTACGGCGAATTTGTGGTCAAGAGCTACCTGCCGGATCCCGATAAAGACGTCATTGTCACATTTAGGGTTACTCCGAGCGAGGGCTTCACAATAGAGGACGCAGCGGGAGGCGTAGCCGCGGAGAGCAGCGTCGGCACGTGGACTACCCTGTACCAGTGGTACGATAAGAGCAGGATCGACAGGCTCAAGGGGAAGGCTTACTACATGGAGAGCCTGGGCGACGGGTCATACATCCTCCGGGTCGCGTACCCCGTCGAGCTGTTCGAAGAGGGGAACATGCCGGCCTTCCTGGCGTCCGTTGCCGGCAACATTTTCGGCATGAGGAGGGTCCGCTCCCTGAGGGTTGAGGACATATACTTGCCCGAAGCCTTCCTGAAGCACTTCAAGGGCCCCTCGCAGGGCGTCGAGGGTGTACGCGGGAAGCTGAAGATCTGGGGGAGGCCCATAATAGGCACCGTGCCGAAGCCGAAGGTCGGGTACTCCCCCGAGGAGGTCGAGAAGCTGGCCTACGAGATACTGGTCGGGGGCATGGACTTCGTGAAGGACGACGAGAACCTGGCGGGCCCGAGCTACTGCAGGTTCGAGGAGAGGGCTAAGGCGATAATGAAGGCGATAGACAGGGCCGAAAAGGAGACGGGCGAGAGGAAGGCCTGGCTCGCCAACATAACGGCGGACGTCAGGGAGATGGAGCGCAGGCTTAAGCTTGTAGCGGAGCTCGGCAACACGCACGTCATGGTCGACGTGGTGATAGCGGGCTGGTCCTCCCTGACGTACGTAAGGGATCTAGCCGCGGACTACAAGCTGGCGATACACGGGCACAGGGCTTTCCACGCCGCCTTCACCCGGAACCCCTACCACGGTGTATCGATGTTCACCCTCGCGAAGCTGTACAGGATAATCGGCGTCGACCAGCTACACGTAGGGACACCGGAGGTCGGCAAGCTGGAGGCGAAAGCCGTAGACGTGATCAGGATGGCGCGCCTACTCAGGGAGCAGACGTACAAGCCAGACATTGAGGACGGGCTCCACATGCAGCAACCATTCCCCGGGATAAAGCCGGCTTTCCCCGTCTCCAGCGGAGGCCTCCACCCGGGCACGCTACCCGCTGTCATCAAGGCTATGGGCGTAGACACCGTCATCCAGGTTGGAGGGGGCGTTGTAGGGCACCCCGACGGACCGAGGGCGGGCGCCGCCGCGGCTAGGCAGGCTGTAGAAGCGTACCTCGAGGGAGTCCCGCTACAGGAGTACGCGAAGACGCACAGAGAGCTTGCAAGAGCCCTCGAGAAATGGGGGCAAGTGATACCCGTCTAG
- a CDS encoding transcriptional regulator: MSKDQLVGWALALISVVVILLYGWLVFFTSWDVLVLKLTGFAAVAGVFGILAWIGYTLATTPPPKPIEEIEKEIEEELKRLEQESQQAQQGAQ, encoded by the coding sequence ATGAGCAAGGACCAGCTGGTCGGGTGGGCTTTAGCGCTCATCTCGGTGGTCGTGATCCTGCTGTACGGGTGGCTCGTCTTCTTCACTTCCTGGGACGTCCTCGTACTAAAGCTCACGGGCTTCGCCGCGGTGGCCGGGGTATTCGGGATACTCGCCTGGATAGGCTATACCCTTGCCACTACTCCTCCTCCTAAGCCGATAGAGGAGATAGAGAAGGAGATAGAGGAGGAGCTGAAGAGGCTCGAACAAGAGTCGCAACAGGCACAGCAAGGGGCGCAGTAG
- a CDS encoding B12-binding domain-containing radical SAM protein gives MVFEVVITSDRTMITDHHGKEFIGFMATGPAIGVPERLWMWACCPKPKVDRLGRPRVAPYGLRKIEAKLQEAGFNAAIVDPDHLDKHLDTMKVLLVGHHDYFAYGPPSSEWWVITGREPVNRRSFRRLMESPAVRKAKEKGVKIIAGGPAAWQWLWELESWKKWGVDTVVDGEGEGVVVDLVEKVYRGEPLPEYVYVSPRDAPSIEEIPVIRGASVNGLVEIMRGCPRGCRFCSVTLRPLRFMPIEKVVAEVRVNVRAGLRNVLLHSEDVLLYGADGVKPRPEPVLKLHAEVLKEAPGSVAWSHASLSAVKYAEDNYRLVSRLMEMLSERQEILGVEVGIETGSARLAREVMPAKALPYRAEEWVEVVKDAFAIMHDNRVVPAATLILGLPGETPDDVVKTAELVDDLKPYRSLIVPMLFVPMGKLKNMEKFRREMITREHVEVMKACLRHDLYWAREIMGKFYLKGAHMAPLRFFLEAFISYVERRASRIDEEIKQLFEEKQALERRRESVVRA, from the coding sequence GTGGTTTTCGAGGTAGTTATAACGTCCGATAGGACAATGATAACGGACCACCACGGCAAGGAGTTCATAGGCTTCATGGCCACTGGGCCCGCTATAGGGGTCCCGGAGAGGCTCTGGATGTGGGCGTGCTGCCCGAAGCCCAAGGTCGACAGGCTCGGCAGGCCGCGCGTAGCGCCCTACGGGCTCAGGAAGATAGAGGCGAAGCTCCAGGAGGCTGGCTTCAACGCCGCCATCGTCGACCCAGACCACTTGGACAAGCACTTGGACACTATGAAGGTGCTCCTAGTGGGGCACCACGACTACTTTGCTTACGGCCCGCCGAGCAGCGAGTGGTGGGTTATCACGGGCAGGGAGCCTGTTAACAGGAGGAGCTTCAGGAGGCTCATGGAGTCCCCCGCTGTGCGCAAGGCGAAGGAGAAAGGCGTGAAGATAATCGCCGGGGGGCCCGCGGCGTGGCAGTGGCTCTGGGAGCTGGAGAGCTGGAAGAAGTGGGGCGTGGACACCGTCGTCGACGGGGAGGGTGAGGGGGTCGTCGTGGACCTAGTCGAGAAGGTTTACAGGGGGGAGCCGCTCCCAGAGTACGTCTACGTGAGCCCCCGCGACGCTCCAAGCATAGAGGAGATACCGGTGATCAGGGGCGCCAGCGTCAACGGGCTGGTAGAGATAATGAGGGGTTGCCCCAGGGGCTGCAGGTTCTGCTCCGTGACGCTGAGACCCCTGAGGTTCATGCCCATAGAGAAGGTTGTGGCGGAGGTCAGGGTCAACGTGAGGGCTGGGCTGAGGAACGTCCTGCTACACAGCGAGGACGTCCTGCTCTACGGCGCCGACGGCGTAAAGCCGAGGCCCGAGCCCGTCCTAAAGCTCCACGCCGAGGTGCTCAAAGAGGCACCCGGCAGCGTCGCGTGGTCCCACGCAAGCCTATCCGCCGTGAAGTACGCCGAGGATAACTACAGGCTGGTATCGCGATTAATGGAGATGCTGAGCGAGAGGCAGGAGATACTTGGGGTGGAGGTCGGGATAGAGACGGGTAGCGCGAGATTGGCGAGGGAGGTCATGCCGGCGAAGGCGCTACCCTACAGGGCGGAGGAGTGGGTGGAGGTCGTGAAGGACGCCTTCGCGATAATGCACGACAACAGGGTTGTCCCAGCGGCTACGCTTATACTCGGGCTACCCGGCGAGACCCCGGACGACGTCGTCAAGACCGCGGAGCTCGTCGACGACTTGAAGCCCTACAGGAGCCTCATAGTGCCCATGCTCTTCGTCCCCATGGGGAAGCTGAAGAACATGGAGAAGTTCAGGAGGGAGATGATAACCAGGGAGCACGTAGAGGTCATGAAGGCTTGCTTGAGGCACGACCTCTACTGGGCCCGGGAGATAATGGGCAAGTTCTACCTCAAGGGGGCGCACATGGCGCCTTTAAGGTTCTTCCTCGAGGCCTTCATATCCTACGTTGAGCGTAGAGCGTCGAGGATTGACGAGGAGATCAAGCAACTCTTCGAAGAAAAGCAAGCCCTAGAGAGGCGGCGGGAAAGCGTCGTCCGCGCCTAG
- a CDS encoding flavin reductase family protein: MKEVERFYLVLHPRPAYIIGSGRVGEKANFMAASWVTPVAEEPPLVGVAIDVESLTHELIERYGEFTVNVVPTSMLDKLYYAGSRSGRDEDKASSIPHRKGEKVSAPVVEGAVGVVECVVHGKLRAEDVTFFAGRVVYAAVDERFFNERSGWLFKEIDLPLHNWGRGFYGVGRFYKA, encoded by the coding sequence ATGAAGGAGGTGGAAAGGTTCTACCTGGTGTTGCACCCGAGGCCTGCGTACATAATCGGGAGCGGGAGGGTGGGCGAGAAGGCGAACTTCATGGCGGCTTCCTGGGTGACCCCCGTAGCCGAGGAGCCGCCCCTCGTCGGAGTTGCGATCGACGTGGAGAGCTTGACGCACGAGCTGATAGAGAGGTACGGGGAGTTCACCGTGAACGTGGTTCCTACGAGCATGCTGGACAAGCTCTACTACGCCGGTAGCAGGAGCGGTAGGGACGAGGACAAGGCTTCCTCCATTCCGCACAGGAAGGGGGAGAAGGTGTCGGCGCCCGTAGTCGAAGGCGCCGTGGGGGTCGTCGAGTGCGTGGTTCACGGGAAGCTTAGAGCGGAGGACGTGACGTTCTTCGCGGGGAGGGTCGTGTACGCGGCTGTCGACGAGCGCTTCTTCAACGAGAGGAGCGGCTGGCTCTTCAAGGAGATAGACCTCCCACTGCACAACTGGGGTAGGGGCTTCTACGGGGTGGGGCGCTTCTACAAGGCTTAG
- a CDS encoding carbon-nitrogen hydrolase family protein gives MSSSFNNPSRVLGDVVRVALHQLAVSGEKRENLEKALRLLELGDAYLHVFPEYLMGVDPGGPTRDYVWRVAEPIDGEFASRIVEKTGELGVAAVFTMFLREGPGVYNAAVLAEEGKVKAVYRKIHLFDAYGYRESSVFSPGREPVVADLKGLRLGIAVCFDLRFPELFRSMFLRGAEVFVVPSAWYRGPYKVEQWKALTAARAHENTSYLVAVNQVGESFTGHSLVATPLGHLLVDLGEGERSIAVDLDEGELASARERIPVRDLLRLELYREWYAGFKRPGEASG, from the coding sequence GTGAGTAGCAGTTTTAATAATCCGTCGCGCGTACTCGGCGACGTGGTTAGAGTAGCCTTACACCAGCTCGCGGTTTCCGGGGAGAAGAGGGAGAACCTGGAGAAAGCGCTCAGGCTACTAGAGTTGGGCGACGCCTACTTGCACGTCTTCCCGGAGTACCTCATGGGCGTCGACCCGGGTGGGCCGACGAGGGACTACGTCTGGAGGGTCGCGGAGCCCATCGATGGCGAGTTCGCATCGAGGATAGTCGAGAAGACCGGGGAGCTCGGAGTAGCGGCTGTCTTCACCATGTTCCTGAGGGAGGGTCCCGGCGTGTACAACGCGGCGGTGCTAGCCGAGGAGGGCAAGGTTAAGGCGGTGTACAGGAAGATCCACCTTTTCGACGCCTACGGCTACAGGGAGTCCAGCGTCTTCTCCCCGGGCAGGGAGCCCGTAGTGGCGGACCTTAAGGGGCTCCGGCTCGGCATCGCGGTGTGCTTCGACCTCAGGTTCCCGGAGCTCTTCCGGTCGATGTTCCTCAGGGGGGCCGAAGTCTTCGTAGTGCCCTCCGCCTGGTACAGGGGCCCCTACAAGGTTGAGCAGTGGAAAGCCCTCACGGCCGCCAGGGCCCACGAGAACACCTCCTACCTCGTCGCGGTGAACCAGGTGGGCGAGAGCTTCACGGGGCACAGCCTAGTCGCTACGCCGCTCGGCCACCTGCTCGTAGACCTCGGCGAGGGGGAGAGGAGCATCGCCGTAGACCTGGACGAAGGGGAGCTCGCCTCGGCCAGGGAGAGGATACCGGTCAGGGACCTACTGAGGCTGGAGCTGTACAGGGAGTGGTACGCCGGCTTCAAGCGACCCGGAGAAGCCTCGGGATAA
- a CDS encoding methyltransferase domain-containing protein, with protein sequence MLLKDVLADVASIAARDATPRVALVLPAPPAYRVLPLESLPEGLDAYVVIEPSGSPRGLPEGAAAVYAEALRLPFREGSVGLLLCFACIERADELEGFLKEACRVLGAGGRLVIGGLTPSSRLMIPGSGEGWPPGLFAKVAAKHLSCMDLRVSKDYFVASCRCMRR encoded by the coding sequence ATGCTACTGAAAGACGTGCTCGCAGACGTCGCCTCGATAGCCGCCCGGGACGCGACGCCGCGCGTAGCCCTAGTTCTTCCGGCGCCCCCCGCGTACCGCGTCCTCCCGTTGGAAAGCCTCCCGGAAGGCCTCGACGCCTACGTGGTAATCGAGCCCTCCGGGTCGCCGCGCGGCCTCCCAGAGGGCGCCGCGGCCGTCTACGCGGAGGCATTGCGCCTGCCGTTCAGGGAGGGGTCCGTGGGGCTCTTGCTGTGCTTCGCGTGCATCGAGAGGGCGGACGAGCTGGAGGGCTTCCTGAAGGAGGCCTGCAGGGTTCTGGGGGCCGGGGGGCGCCTGGTTATCGGGGGGCTTACTCCTTCGAGCAGGTTGATGATACCCGGCTCGGGGGAGGGCTGGCCTCCCGGGCTCTTCGCCAAGGTCGCGGCGAAGCACCTCTCCTGCATGGACCTCAGGGTCTCCAAAGACTACTTCGTAGCCTCCTGCAGGTGTATGCGACGTTAA